One region of Bdellovibrio bacteriovorus genomic DNA includes:
- a CDS encoding thioesterase family protein: protein MNLIFRLLHVLLFSRFRKSVGVMDECATPFRVWPTDLDVLMHMNNGVYLSLQDLARVDYMIRAGAAKKISENGWYPVVASEMIRFRRSLQVFQKFELRTKLIAWDEKYLYLEHKFTSRGEVMAIGMIRARFLSKKGGLVSPQDLLKVLDLDLQSPPMPAHLQSWLSADQDHSKSLGL from the coding sequence ATGAATTTAATCTTCCGTCTTTTGCACGTATTGTTGTTTTCAAGATTTCGTAAATCCGTTGGTGTTATGGATGAATGCGCGACTCCTTTCCGCGTCTGGCCGACTGATCTTGACGTTCTTATGCATATGAACAACGGCGTCTACTTGTCTTTGCAAGATCTTGCGCGCGTCGATTACATGATTCGCGCCGGTGCAGCCAAAAAGATTTCTGAAAACGGCTGGTACCCGGTGGTGGCTTCTGAAATGATTCGATTCCGGCGTTCTTTGCAGGTGTTTCAAAAGTTTGAATTGCGCACAAAATTGATAGCGTGGGATGAAAAATACCTTTATTTGGAACACAAGTTCACGAGCCGTGGTGAAGTCATGGCAATTGGAATGATTCGCGCGCGTTTTTTAAGTAAAAAGGGTGGTTTGGTATCGCCCCAAGATCTTTTAAAAGTATTGGATTTAGATCTTCAATCCCCTCCGATGCCTGCTCATCTTCAATCCTGGTTGAGCGCAGATCAGGATCATTCGAAGTCTTTGGGTTTGTAA